From Corallococcus soli, a single genomic window includes:
- a CDS encoding SWIM zinc finger family protein codes for MSTATARHPVALNYAAASDVVVTPDASRVQLALEGSRGTVGVSGTVKDPTLFRDALAAAFAVLSSDLRYRGRDRTAYLAYLMKQGKRASAQIWEAQKAFLDSSLEGEEKQDAVLDPVLTVDPDQVSLEVFSRDESAYARLAFDNSLFDHREAAHGSTFLDVPADLPARLDRLRAYAPVTLEAHVAPSAKAPAPGEPRAPRNVEVPHAWLRGFLQVQSAATLPATTCSIAPIDLYNLLFALRTRRSKKAPRALRFELVPGAAPRLVLEPWEQVLECHGGPYQGSAPAVVRTFGRNRLTALARLLPHAKSVHVQLLGPGLPVFWVIDLGQATLTLGLTGWTESGWSSAAAFDALMPRDVPEPLAEKLRQRLRADGPLTFDVLAKDAGAPKDQVRAALQLECLRGRVLFDVARGAYRPRELMPTPVDEAALRYGNEREARAHRLLGDGGPGAGEVKLTQVHDLVGEGTRIQGEVVDREAVRSFFPSFTLDLEGRVKDAGCGCPHFRRSGMREGPCEHMLALRLAYARRRTEEEALRQTPEGRKLIRAETRSYVRRDPATGLEQVYRVSLDGKVVVLAWGPRLGDSRHQRLWFDSDTEARTAYFSRLEKLTADGYIDAASTLV; via the coding sequence GTGAGCACCGCAACCGCACGTCATCCCGTCGCGCTGAACTACGCCGCCGCGAGCGACGTGGTCGTCACCCCGGACGCCTCGCGCGTGCAGCTGGCCCTGGAGGGCTCGCGCGGCACCGTGGGCGTCAGCGGCACCGTGAAGGACCCCACCCTCTTCCGCGACGCGCTGGCCGCCGCCTTCGCCGTGCTCTCCAGCGACCTGCGCTACCGGGGCCGCGACCGCACCGCGTACCTGGCGTACCTGATGAAGCAGGGCAAGCGCGCCAGCGCGCAGATCTGGGAGGCCCAGAAGGCGTTCCTCGACAGCTCGCTCGAAGGCGAGGAGAAGCAGGACGCGGTGCTGGACCCCGTCCTCACGGTGGATCCGGATCAGGTGTCACTGGAGGTCTTCTCCCGCGACGAGAGCGCCTACGCGCGGCTGGCCTTCGACAACAGCCTCTTCGACCACCGCGAGGCCGCGCACGGCTCCACCTTCCTGGACGTGCCCGCGGACCTGCCCGCCCGCCTGGACCGCCTGCGCGCCTACGCCCCGGTGACGCTGGAGGCCCACGTCGCCCCGTCCGCGAAGGCCCCCGCGCCGGGTGAGCCCCGCGCCCCGCGCAACGTGGAGGTGCCGCACGCGTGGCTGCGCGGCTTCCTCCAGGTGCAGTCGGCCGCGACGCTGCCGGCCACCACCTGCTCCATCGCGCCCATCGACCTGTACAACCTGCTCTTCGCGCTGCGCACCCGCCGCTCGAAGAAGGCGCCCCGCGCGCTGCGCTTCGAGCTGGTCCCCGGCGCCGCGCCCCGGCTGGTGCTGGAGCCGTGGGAGCAGGTGCTGGAGTGCCACGGCGGCCCGTACCAGGGCAGCGCCCCCGCGGTGGTGCGCACCTTCGGCCGCAACCGCCTCACCGCGCTCGCGCGCCTCTTGCCCCACGCGAAGAGCGTGCACGTCCAGTTGCTGGGTCCGGGCCTGCCGGTGTTCTGGGTCATCGACCTGGGGCAGGCCACGCTGACGCTGGGGCTCACGGGCTGGACGGAGAGCGGCTGGTCCAGCGCCGCGGCCTTCGACGCGCTGATGCCGCGCGACGTGCCGGAGCCCCTCGCGGAGAAGCTGCGCCAGCGCCTGCGCGCGGACGGCCCGCTCACCTTCGACGTGCTGGCGAAGGACGCGGGCGCGCCCAAGGACCAGGTGCGCGCCGCGCTCCAGCTGGAGTGCCTGCGCGGCCGCGTCCTCTTCGACGTGGCGCGCGGCGCCTACCGCCCCCGCGAGCTGATGCCCACCCCGGTGGACGAGGCCGCGCTGCGCTACGGCAACGAGCGCGAGGCGCGCGCCCACCGCCTGCTGGGCGACGGCGGCCCCGGCGCGGGCGAAGTGAAGCTCACCCAGGTGCACGACCTCGTGGGTGAGGGCACGCGCATCCAAGGCGAGGTGGTGGACCGCGAGGCCGTGCGCAGCTTCTTCCCCAGCTTCACGCTGGACCTGGAGGGCCGCGTGAAGGACGCGGGCTGCGGCTGCCCGCACTTCCGTCGCTCCGGGATGCGCGAAGGCCCGTGCGAGCACATGCTCGCGCTGCGCCTGGCGTACGCGCGCCGCCGCACGGAGGAGGAGGCGCTGCGCCAGACGCCGGAGGGCCGCAAGCTCATCCGCGCGGAGACGCGCTCGTACGTGCGCCGCGACCCGGCGACGGGCCTGGAGCAGGTGTATCGCGTCTCGCTGGACGGCAAGGTGGTGGTCCTCGCCTGGGGTCCCCGCTTGGGCGACTCACGCCATCAGCGCCTGTGGTTCGACTCGGACACGGAAGCCCGGACGGCGTACTTCAGCCGCCTGGAGAAATTGACCGCGGACGGCTACATCGACGCGGCCTCGACTCTGGTGTAA
- a CDS encoding HEAT repeat domain-containing protein encodes MANLSIGNIEKVRALAANARLLLVGGTRAAPDSRLTAYEPGTNKVLWTASLPAHVLGLALSGERYAAAGADGTVRFGSLTDGAVQFQLQGAHPGGCTAVAASPDGKVLYTAGMDGFVRAWDWESTRKLTEWSASAQPLRAVAVDPSHTYVACAGDDGVVRSFTVASGARRDMAGHEGAVRALAFTPRDGRLVSAGDDGKLRIWYLVGAVEFEVRGEKDSGHAGPVLGLVFPPTPVAEAGQEPAERIASVGGDGKLKVWRLDERRKPRTFELGTRAVHAVAFGPPANPRQAKQLLGFVFAAGDERTVTRLTLGTDGKPTDEQVTYTHGFDVLQEARKAGRPRREAAVREAAALQEPEALEFALALLGTDPDAEVRKLAAMELGTHGRTAARAKLRERLNDDVVGVRTAALDALTKLETESPLAAPRAALDSRFSDTRVLALRRLSKLGGTSPLVPGLISGKLADDKAPVGEAALDALVAVSPSGSTEPLKLAFERGPAALKVEVLLRASVAGLLGDPRLQPLVARALDDADRDVRRVAFAVRVLERRSLALTLEKQDEEFARSVREVARMLTLQAKRAAGEAEAKSATDAELAASREKLFAQATAGAALAEADLEPLLAAMACRMPDTAVRGARGLAQLGDGRALGALLQLSREDESAIRRQAAASLQALQDPRARERLVWMLDDADADVRATALEAVVALDVDAPLSAAEAALRSGHEDVRVRGLDRLVKLGAKAAGAEPLLGNALEDESGKVRGEAFRTLWAWNEKEPEKAVDRALTGRFPDLRNRAVEVLAQRGTEDWALNRLKKSVEDRDVAVATAAYEAWVKLAGKEKPEPHLAALASTHPALREKAAKGAVHAPAEPLRSALLKRVQDEHLDVAVAALEALDKLIPGENGPLLAGIAASALPVRVRAAELLAPRGAEDIIEPLRGLITDKDLERLYPSGFLVPLRIRAARALATLGSRRLLGFYATVLLPHELSDLQEQGARGLATASRRGDEGALLDALGHSLVAARSWAADGLSRLGDVRALPVLTGNLRHEHLPIRLGAILAFAALGPEGDGGLLHGLEDAAREVQEMVFAIVLARDLRASRDGEPPDLLTSALSSGRPEVRYAAARALELRTEPDAYRAHLVEVLLPPRPEKAGDMKDWPAEEDRAKRVVGLAEALSSAQPEQRYAAAQVLLLRNKPLDYFREAQKVARPRTLEAPWKPETAEGAAHVVQASTLEKQGTASATGKSWLRRLFSAVKPPEGSTATPQTATQAERQHLRRLAFGAYVGLLRQVSAGDEEGHRVRRDAVDRVVKLTLEGYAGTSAAVAALLRALEDPHQLVRRAALAGLKELYPAGSDEPLALALASLSPDVARAALEELAERGDAARPRVTAALNSPLPEVRKSAFELLEKLSPAGSLEPLLAALGSEHADLRVGVIERLAGANDPRVTEALGRAAGSEHEDLRLRAAELLAWRGDDRAVEVLGAFLRSEVPLVVRRAQEALARLGTSAAVAALAARLSVAPEIPERTKLVAALGRTRRPEALDVLARQSVEDENATVRLATVTAAMQLTWPPEQEKLKERERDLKKRDAALAVRFLKVAVRSNDVEVRKAAATELEHGKNEGQDALLVSLFTDRDVTVRAEAVARYSKRVVEQGAAVEPLEEVLRAGARELMLPAAEGVAHLRRASALRPLLLYSRAGEGEERGRALLALGTLGDARALSELETVAGGGTADAPAEQDMVLAAIEALGRLASRMPEGEERRRIEEKVEVAAMEGTSSEHQEAGVRGLRAIGGERARVKLEALLADSDTDDEVRITVAKELGKLGDPEAEKALAAALDEDDDDLREAARKALDALFPKDRTRVEFLAVASTQEDISEPAATYLASEGDPAQLVPRLATLENAELRLRLRRGLARRGALPLPEVIALLGHDKPEAREEAARLVGTWTGDARELSATDTASLTRAVVAAERRTAAAWAATSPPKRAPLASAWERLLWTGSRLGAKELVATSADVLRKGETQAPAGVRQEAARVLGRLKATNEAQALRTALADPDAPVRSAAASVLAALVPDQASAWALEVKPFDPVAMGPTGAKVAPGLLTASEPRRLAVPALLAKKDLGPLKSVASDAKPEVRQDAWAALGRLGGDEAAALLKTAAFDKSQSVELRKAAYRAHKRARRAAERARKEGQPS; translated from the coding sequence ATGGCCAACCTCTCCATCGGCAACATCGAGAAGGTCCGTGCGCTCGCGGCCAATGCCCGCCTGCTGCTCGTGGGGGGCACGCGTGCCGCCCCGGACAGCCGCCTCACCGCGTACGAGCCCGGCACCAACAAGGTCCTGTGGACGGCGTCGCTGCCGGCCCACGTGCTGGGGCTCGCGCTGTCCGGCGAGCGCTACGCCGCGGCGGGCGCGGACGGCACGGTGCGCTTCGGGTCGCTCACCGACGGCGCGGTGCAGTTCCAGCTCCAGGGCGCGCACCCGGGCGGGTGCACGGCGGTGGCCGCGAGCCCGGACGGCAAGGTGCTCTACACGGCGGGCATGGACGGCTTCGTGCGCGCGTGGGACTGGGAGAGCACGCGCAAGCTGACGGAGTGGAGCGCGTCCGCGCAGCCGCTGCGCGCGGTGGCGGTGGACCCCTCGCACACGTACGTCGCCTGCGCGGGTGATGACGGCGTGGTGCGCTCGTTCACGGTGGCCTCCGGCGCCCGGCGGGACATGGCGGGCCATGAGGGCGCGGTGCGCGCGCTGGCCTTCACGCCGCGCGACGGGCGACTGGTCTCCGCGGGCGACGATGGGAAGCTGCGCATCTGGTACCTGGTGGGCGCGGTGGAGTTCGAGGTCCGCGGCGAGAAGGACAGCGGCCACGCGGGCCCGGTGCTGGGGCTGGTGTTCCCGCCCACGCCCGTGGCGGAGGCGGGCCAGGAGCCGGCGGAGCGCATCGCGTCGGTGGGCGGCGACGGCAAGCTGAAGGTCTGGCGGCTGGACGAGCGCCGCAAGCCGCGCACGTTCGAGCTGGGCACCAGGGCCGTGCACGCGGTGGCCTTCGGGCCGCCGGCCAACCCCCGTCAGGCGAAGCAGCTGCTGGGCTTCGTGTTCGCGGCCGGGGATGAGCGCACCGTCACGCGCCTCACGCTGGGCACGGACGGCAAGCCCACGGACGAGCAGGTGACGTACACGCACGGCTTCGACGTGTTGCAGGAGGCGCGCAAGGCGGGCCGTCCGCGCCGCGAGGCCGCCGTGCGCGAAGCCGCCGCGCTCCAGGAGCCGGAGGCGCTGGAGTTCGCGCTGGCCCTGCTGGGCACGGATCCGGACGCGGAGGTGCGCAAGCTCGCCGCCATGGAGCTGGGCACGCACGGCCGCACCGCCGCGCGGGCGAAGCTGCGCGAGCGGCTCAACGACGACGTGGTGGGCGTGCGCACCGCCGCGCTGGACGCGCTGACGAAGCTGGAGACGGAGTCGCCGCTGGCCGCCCCGCGCGCGGCGCTCGACTCGCGCTTCTCCGACACGCGCGTGCTGGCGCTGCGCCGGCTCTCGAAGCTGGGCGGCACGTCGCCGCTGGTGCCGGGGCTCATCTCCGGCAAGCTCGCGGACGACAAGGCCCCCGTGGGCGAGGCCGCGCTGGACGCGCTGGTCGCCGTCTCCCCGTCCGGCAGCACGGAGCCCCTGAAGCTCGCCTTCGAGCGGGGCCCCGCCGCCCTCAAGGTGGAGGTGCTGCTGCGCGCCTCCGTGGCGGGCCTGCTGGGGGACCCGCGCCTGCAACCGCTGGTGGCGCGCGCGCTGGACGACGCGGACCGGGACGTGCGCCGCGTGGCCTTCGCCGTGCGCGTGCTGGAGCGCCGCTCCCTGGCGCTCACGCTGGAGAAGCAGGACGAGGAGTTCGCCCGGTCGGTGCGTGAAGTGGCGCGCATGCTGACGCTCCAGGCGAAGCGCGCGGCCGGGGAGGCGGAGGCGAAGTCCGCCACCGACGCGGAGCTGGCCGCCTCGCGCGAGAAGCTCTTCGCCCAGGCCACGGCGGGCGCGGCGCTGGCGGAGGCCGACCTGGAGCCGCTGCTCGCGGCCATGGCGTGCCGCATGCCGGACACGGCGGTGCGGGGCGCTCGCGGCCTGGCGCAGCTGGGGGACGGCCGGGCGCTGGGGGCGCTGTTGCAGCTGTCGCGCGAGGACGAGTCCGCCATCCGGCGTCAGGCGGCGGCCTCGCTCCAGGCACTGCAGGACCCGCGCGCCCGCGAGCGGCTGGTGTGGATGCTGGACGACGCGGACGCGGACGTGCGCGCCACGGCGCTGGAGGCGGTGGTGGCGCTGGACGTGGACGCGCCCCTGTCCGCCGCGGAGGCCGCGCTGCGCTCCGGGCACGAGGACGTGCGCGTGCGCGGCCTGGACCGGCTGGTGAAGCTGGGCGCGAAGGCGGCCGGCGCGGAGCCGCTGCTGGGCAACGCGCTGGAGGACGAGTCCGGCAAGGTGCGCGGCGAGGCGTTCCGCACGCTGTGGGCGTGGAACGAGAAGGAGCCGGAGAAGGCGGTGGACCGCGCGCTGACGGGCCGCTTCCCGGACCTGCGCAACCGCGCGGTGGAGGTGCTCGCCCAGCGCGGCACGGAAGACTGGGCGCTCAACCGGCTGAAGAAGTCCGTGGAGGACCGCGACGTGGCCGTGGCCACCGCCGCGTACGAGGCGTGGGTGAAGCTCGCGGGCAAGGAGAAGCCGGAGCCGCACCTGGCCGCGCTCGCCTCCACGCACCCGGCGCTGCGCGAGAAGGCCGCGAAGGGCGCCGTCCACGCGCCCGCGGAGCCCCTGCGCTCCGCGCTCCTCAAGCGCGTGCAGGACGAACACCTGGACGTGGCCGTCGCGGCGCTGGAGGCGCTCGACAAGCTCATCCCCGGTGAGAACGGCCCCCTGCTCGCGGGCATCGCGGCGTCGGCGCTGCCGGTGCGCGTGCGGGCCGCGGAGCTGCTCGCCCCGCGCGGCGCGGAGGACATCATCGAGCCCCTGCGCGGGCTCATCACCGACAAGGACCTGGAGCGGCTCTACCCGTCGGGCTTCCTGGTCCCCCTGCGCATCCGCGCGGCGCGCGCGCTGGCCACGCTGGGCTCGCGCCGCCTGCTGGGCTTCTACGCCACGGTGCTCCTGCCGCACGAGCTGTCGGACCTCCAGGAGCAGGGCGCGCGCGGACTCGCCACCGCCAGTCGCCGGGGGGATGAGGGCGCGCTGCTGGACGCCCTGGGGCACTCGCTGGTCGCGGCCCGCTCGTGGGCGGCGGACGGCCTGTCGCGCCTGGGTGACGTGCGCGCGCTGCCGGTGCTCACCGGCAACCTGCGCCATGAGCACCTGCCCATCCGGCTGGGCGCCATCCTCGCCTTCGCGGCCCTGGGCCCGGAGGGCGACGGCGGCCTGCTGCACGGCCTGGAGGACGCCGCGCGCGAGGTGCAGGAGATGGTGTTCGCCATCGTGCTCGCCCGCGACCTGCGCGCCAGCCGCGACGGCGAGCCGCCGGACCTGCTGACCAGCGCGCTGTCCAGCGGACGCCCGGAAGTGCGCTACGCGGCGGCGCGCGCGCTGGAGCTGCGCACGGAGCCGGACGCGTACCGCGCGCACCTGGTGGAGGTGCTGTTGCCGCCGCGCCCGGAGAAGGCCGGCGACATGAAGGACTGGCCCGCCGAAGAGGACCGGGCCAAGCGCGTGGTGGGCCTGGCGGAGGCGCTCTCCAGCGCCCAGCCGGAGCAGCGCTACGCGGCGGCCCAGGTGCTGCTGCTGCGCAACAAGCCCCTGGACTACTTCCGCGAGGCGCAGAAGGTCGCGCGGCCCCGCACGCTGGAGGCGCCCTGGAAGCCGGAGACGGCCGAGGGTGCGGCGCACGTGGTGCAGGCGTCCACGCTGGAGAAGCAGGGCACGGCGTCCGCCACGGGCAAGAGCTGGCTGCGCCGCCTCTTCTCCGCGGTGAAGCCGCCGGAGGGAAGCACCGCGACGCCGCAGACGGCGACCCAGGCGGAGCGCCAGCACCTGCGCCGGCTGGCGTTCGGCGCCTATGTGGGCCTGCTGCGGCAGGTGTCCGCGGGCGACGAGGAGGGCCACCGCGTCCGCCGCGACGCCGTGGACCGCGTGGTGAAGCTCACCCTGGAGGGCTACGCGGGCACGTCCGCCGCCGTGGCCGCCCTGCTGCGCGCGCTGGAGGATCCGCACCAGTTGGTGCGACGCGCGGCGCTCGCGGGCCTCAAGGAGCTGTACCCCGCCGGCAGCGACGAGCCGCTGGCGCTGGCCCTGGCCTCGCTGTCTCCGGACGTGGCCCGCGCCGCGCTGGAGGAGCTGGCGGAGCGCGGCGACGCGGCCCGTCCGCGCGTGACGGCGGCGCTCAACTCGCCGCTGCCGGAGGTGCGCAAGTCCGCCTTCGAGCTGCTGGAGAAGCTGAGCCCGGCGGGCAGCCTGGAGCCGCTGCTGGCCGCGCTGGGCAGCGAGCACGCCGACCTGCGCGTGGGCGTCATCGAGCGGCTGGCGGGCGCCAACGACCCGCGCGTCACCGAGGCCCTGGGCCGCGCGGCCGGCAGCGAACATGAGGACCTGCGGCTGCGCGCCGCGGAGCTGCTCGCGTGGCGCGGGGATGACCGGGCGGTGGAGGTGCTGGGCGCCTTCCTGCGCTCCGAAGTGCCGCTGGTGGTGCGCCGCGCGCAGGAGGCCCTGGCGCGCCTGGGCACGTCCGCCGCCGTGGCCGCGCTCGCCGCGCGACTGTCCGTGGCGCCAGAGATTCCGGAGCGCACGAAGCTGGTGGCCGCGCTGGGCCGCACCCGCCGTCCGGAAGCGCTGGACGTGCTCGCGCGCCAGAGCGTGGAGGACGAGAACGCCACCGTGCGCCTCGCCACCGTGACGGCCGCGATGCAGCTCACCTGGCCGCCGGAGCAGGAGAAGCTGAAGGAGCGCGAGCGCGACCTGAAGAAGCGCGACGCGGCGCTCGCCGTGCGCTTCCTGAAGGTGGCCGTGCGCAGCAACGACGTGGAGGTCCGCAAGGCCGCCGCCACGGAGCTGGAGCACGGCAAGAACGAGGGCCAGGACGCGCTGCTCGTCTCGCTCTTCACCGACCGCGACGTCACGGTGCGTGCCGAAGCGGTGGCGCGCTACTCGAAGCGCGTGGTGGAGCAGGGCGCGGCGGTGGAGCCGCTGGAGGAGGTGCTGCGCGCCGGAGCCCGGGAGCTGATGCTGCCCGCGGCCGAGGGCGTGGCGCACCTGCGCCGGGCCAGCGCCCTGAGGCCCCTGCTGCTGTATTCGCGCGCCGGTGAAGGCGAGGAGCGCGGCCGGGCCCTGCTCGCGCTGGGCACCCTGGGCGACGCCCGGGCCCTCTCCGAGCTGGAGACGGTGGCCGGTGGCGGCACCGCGGACGCGCCCGCCGAACAGGACATGGTGCTGGCCGCCATCGAGGCCCTGGGCCGGCTCGCCAGCCGGATGCCCGAGGGCGAGGAGCGCCGCCGCATCGAGGAGAAGGTGGAGGTCGCCGCGATGGAGGGCACCTCCTCCGAGCACCAGGAAGCCGGCGTGCGCGGCCTGCGCGCCATCGGTGGGGAGCGCGCCCGGGTGAAGCTGGAGGCGCTGCTCGCCGACAGCGACACGGACGACGAGGTGCGCATCACCGTGGCGAAGGAGCTGGGCAAGCTCGGTGACCCGGAGGCGGAGAAGGCCCTGGCCGCCGCGCTGGACGAGGACGACGACGACCTGCGCGAGGCCGCGCGCAAGGCGCTGGACGCCCTCTTCCCGAAGGACCGCACGCGCGTGGAGTTCCTCGCCGTGGCCAGCACCCAGGAGGACATCTCCGAGCCCGCCGCCACCTACCTCGCCAGCGAAGGCGACCCGGCGCAGCTCGTGCCCCGGCTGGCCACGCTGGAGAACGCGGAGCTGCGCTTGAGGCTGCGTCGGGGGCTCGCCCGTCGGGGCGCGCTGCCGCTGCCGGAGGTCATCGCGCTCCTGGGCCACGACAAGCCGGAGGCCCGCGAAGAGGCCGCGCGGCTGGTGGGCACCTGGACGGGCGATGCGCGCGAGCTGAGCGCCACCGACACCGCCAGCCTGACCCGCGCGGTCGTCGCCGCCGAACGGCGCACCGCCGCCGCCTGGGCCGCCACGTCGCCCCCGAAGCGCGCGCCGCTGGCCAGCGCCTGGGAGCGCCTCCTGTGGACGGGCTCGCGGCTGGGCGCGAAGGAGCTGGTCGCGACGTCCGCCGACGTGCTGCGCAAGGGTGAAACCCAGGCCCCCGCGGGCGTGCGGCAGGAAGCCGCGCGCGTGCTGGGACGGCTGAAGGCGACGAACGAGGCGCAGGCCCTGCGCACCGCGCTGGCGGACCCGGACGCCCCGGTGCGCTCCGCCGCCGCGTCGGTGCTGGCCGCGCTGGTGCCGGACCAGGCCTCCGCCTGGGCGCTGGAGGTGAAGCCCTTCGACCCGGTGGCCATGGGCCCCACGGGCGCGAAGGTGGCGCCGGGCCTGCTCACGGCCAGCGAGCCGCGCAGGCTCGCGGTGCCGGCGCTGCTGGCGAAGAAGGACCTGGGGCCGCTCAAGTCCGTGGCGTCCGACGCGAAGCCGGAGGTGCGGCAGGACGCGTGGGCCGCGCTGGGGCGCCTGGGCGGTGACGAGGCGGCGGCGCTGCTGAAGACCGCGGCCTTCGACAAATCGCAGTCGGTGGAGCTGCGCAAGGCGGCCTACCGCGCCCACAAACGTGCACGCCGGGCCGCCGAGCGCGCCCGCAAGGAAGGTCAACCGTCGTGA